The following is a genomic window from Bordetella sp. H567.
CACGAGAACTTTTCGCGCCCCGCTGCCGAAGCCGCCATGAACCCAGCACCGCAGTATGCACCGCCGGAGTCCGCCGAAATCAGGCTGCGCGCCCTGCTCCTTGCGGGACTGGACGGCGATGCGCGGGCTTATCACGCCTTTCTCCAGGCTTTGGGCGCGCATCTGCGCGCGTTTCTGCGCAAGCGCCTATATCGCCTGCCGGACGATATCGAGGATATCGTCCAGGAGATCCTGATCGCCGTGCACAACGGACGCCATACCTACCTTCCCGACCAGCCCCTGACCGCCTGGACCCACGCCATCGCCCGGTACAAGGTCGCCGATTACCTGCGCCACCGCTCGCGCCACGAAGCACTGAACGAACCGCTGGACGACCAGCAGGACATCTTCGCCGAATCCGACGAAGAAGCAGCGCAGGCCCGGCGCGACGTCGACAAGCTGCTCGCCCAATTGCCGGATCGGCACCGGCTACCCATCCTCCATGTCAAATTACAGGGGCTTTCCGTCGCGGAAACCGCGCAGCTGACAGGCCTTTCGGAATCCGCGGTGAAAGTGGGCGTGCACCGCGGACTCAAGGCGCTGGCGGCAAAGATACGAGGCACGCTATGAAGACAGACGACATGATCTCCCTGCTGGCCGCCAACGTCGCCCCGGTGGACCGGGACGTATTGGCCCGGCGCTACCGCTGGGGAGTGCTGTTGGGCGCGCTGGGTTCGGTACTGCTGATGTCCGTGATATTCGGAATACGGCCCGACATCCAAACGATGATGGTCACGCCGCTGTTCTGGGCCAAGATCGCGTTCCCCGCCGGCGTGGCGGCCGCGGCGCTGCTGACCGCGGTGCGCCTGTCGCGCCCCGGCATGCCGGTCGGCCATGGGTGGCGATGGCTCGCCGTGCCGCCGGCTGTCGTCTGGGTCGCCGCCGCCCTGGTGCTGGCCGTGGCGCCGGCTCCGGAACGCCTGCCGATGATCCTGGGCTCCACCTGGCGCACCTGCCCGTTCAATATCGCGCTGCTGTCGGTGCCGACCTTCATTGGCGTGTTCTGGGCGATGAAGGGACTGGCGCCCACCCGTTTGCGCGCGGCTGGCGCCGTCGCCGGGTTGCTGGCCAGCTCGGTCGCAGCCATCGCCTACTGCCTGCACTGTCCGGAAATGGGCGTGGCGTTCTGGGCGGTATGGTATGTGGCCGGCATGCTCCTGCCGGCCTTGCTGGGGGCTCTGCTCGGCCCGGCACTGCTGCGCTGGTAGACAACAAAAAACCCGCGTGGCGCGGCTATCACAAGGAATTGCCGCGCCACGCGGGATGACCACTGGGGTGGCGCACTGCGACGCGAGTCGGCGCGGGCGCGCGATCGGTGATCAGCCCTTGGCGCTCTGGTTCACCTTGCTGGCCAGCGCCGTCAGCTTCTCGTCTGTCGACTTTTCTTCCTGCAGCGTTTCCAGCAGCAGCTTGAGCGCGTCCTGCTGGCCCAGCTGCTTGGCAAACGCGGCCAGCGTGCCGTAGCTGGCGATCTCGTAGTGCTCCACCTTCTGGGCGGCCCCGATCAGGGCCGCGTCGAGCACGGGGCCCTTCTCGATTTCCTCCATCACTTCCTTGCCTTCCTCGACCAGGCCTTCCATGGCCATGCACTTTACGCGCTTGAGGCGCAGCCCCGTCTTTTCCACGATCTGGTCGATACGATCGATCTGGCCCTGCGTCTCTTGCAGGTGTGTTTCGAACGCCGTCCGCAGCTCGGGAGTGGTCGCCGCGCGGGCCATTTTCGGCAAGGCCTTGGTCAGTTGCTTCTCCGCGCTGTAGATATCGGATAGTTCATGCAGAAAGAGATCCTCAACGGTTTTCGCAGCCATGAATGTGCTCCTGTACGGGATAGTGGATATCGGAATGACTTGCTAATCGAACGCAGCGCGTCATGCCTGGTTCGCGGTACCCACATGCAAGCGACATGCCTGTAGACCATCCTTGGCCGACGCCGCCACCAGCCGCGCGATTGACGAACGCCCCGTCACCGTAGACGCTGATGAGCAGGCATGGCCCCAGGCGCGGCGAGCCTGGCATGGCGCATCACGCGCCACCACACTGCCACCACACCGCCATCGCGGCAAGCCGGCCGCACTGTCCACCGGCATGGGCGCACGCGGGAATACGGGTTGCTCTCGGTTGGCCCGATCGCGGGCAGCGGGCTCGCGGCACAAAATCCCGAATGGAGGATTTATGTTCGCTCACAACAAGCGATTGCAATACACGGTGCGCGTCCAGGAAAGCAATCCTGGCCTGGCGAACCTGCTCCTGGAGCAGTTCGGCGGCCCGCAGGGTGAGTTGGCGGCGGCGATGCGCTACTTCACGCAATACGTCGCCGAGGAAGACCCGGGCCGCAAGGACATGCTCATCGACATCGCGACGGAGGAATTGAGCCACCTTGAAGTCATCGGCACGCTGGTGGCCATGCTGAACAAGGGCGCGAAAGGCAAGCTTGCCGAAGCCGTCGACGAGGAAGCGGAGCTTTACCGGGCCATCCATGGCGCGGGCAACGATTCGCACGTCACGCAAGTGTTGTACGGCGGCGGGCCGGCGTTGACCAATTCCGGCGGGCAGCTGTGGAGTGCCGGCTATATCGATTCCATCGGCGATCCTTCATGTGACCTGCGGTCGAACATTGCCGCGGAGGCGCGCGCCAAAATCATCTACGAACGGCTGATCAACGTGACCGACGACCCCGGCGTCAAGGATGCGCTGACCTTCCTGATGACGCGCGAAGTATCGCATCAGAAGTCTTTCGAAAAGGCGCTGTACTCCATGCAGCCCAACTTCCCGCCGGGCAAGCTGCCTCCCGACCCGCGTTTCGCCAACACCTACTTCAATATGTCGGAAGGCGAAGGCGACACGCGCGGCCCCTGGAACAGCGACGAGAACTTCGAGTTCGTTCCCACCGCCGCGCAGGCGGGCCCGCAGGACGGCGACGGCATGGCCAGCGTCCAGCAACTGAGCGTGGAAGAGACCCAGGCGCTGCAAGGCCTGGTGGCGCGTACGGCGTCCGACCCGCAATCCAATCCGGAAACCGGGGCGGATCTGGGCGCGGGCAACGCAACGCGTACGCTGTGATCCCGTCGTGATCGCCGCAGCCGTGATCGCGCCGCCAGGTGCGGTCACGGCGCGTGAACGCGCCTTGCGCCGTGGCCGCCGAAAGAACAAGCCCCAAGTGAGCGGAGCTGACGATATACTGTTTATCCATACAGTATATGCTGCTCTGCCATGCCGCTCCGGCCGCCCCTGACCCGCGACGACCTCACCCGCATCCGCGCGCGCTACGAGGTGACACCGGACCGCGCTCCCTGTTCTTATCAGGATGCCGTGGTGTGGCATGACGTCATCGCCCTGCTTCACGAAATAAAACGCCTGCGTGCCATGCTGTTGCGTGCCGAGCAGCTGCGCGAGCGCTTTCCCAAGCCGGGCAACTGCCTGGATCAGGTCTGGGAAAAATTCCAGCACGACCTCGCGGCGGAGCCTTGCGTACGCGAACTGGGCCAGATCAAGGAGGAACTCACCGCCCCCCGGCACCGGAAGCGAAAAGGTGCATAAGGCACGTGGCTTGCTCTACCGTAGGTTCGCATCCGGCAGGGAGACCATCATGGACCGTTTGTTCGCCAAATTCGCCAACGCCACCGCACGCGCCGCCGGCAGCCCCTATGCGTTCATCCTTTGCGTGCTGCTGGTCGTCATCTGGGCGGCCACCGGCCCGATGTTCCATTACTCCGAAACCTGGCAGCTGATCATCAACACCGGCACGACCATCATCACCTTCCTGATGGTATTCGTGATCCAAAACTCACAGAATCGCGATGGCCACGCCCTGCAGACCAAGCTGGACGAACTCATACGCTCATCCAACGCCGAAGACGAGTTCATGGGCATAGAAAAGCTGACCGACAAAGAGCTGGAGGTCCTCCACGCCAGGTGCGAGGCGGCAGCCAAGTCATACCAGGTAAACCTGGACAAGATGCGCGGCGAGCGCGAAAAGCGGTCGCGCGCGAAGACATCGCACCATCATCACGCGGGCAGGGAAGCCGACCAATCGTGATTCCATAGGGCGCGCGGCAAGCGTCCATCGACGGCCGTACAAAAGCACGGGCGCCCCCGCAGATGCCCAGGCGCCTGCCGGCAAGGTCCCTGCTTCGGCTTGCCTTACTTCCTTGCCTGCGCCAGCAGCCTGTCCCAGTCCTTGGGCAGGCGCACCTTGCGGCTGGTCGGCGGCCCCTGCACATGGTTGCTCATATAGGCCCGCGACTGATTGCGGCCGGCATCCCCCGCCACCACGATCTCGACCATGGCCGCATCGATGATCACATTCACCAGCCGCTCGGGATCATCGGAGGCCGCATATTCCGCCGGCAGGATGCCCTCGCGCACCAGGCGCTCGAAGCTGAAGGTGGGCGTGCTCGTCATCCGTGCATGGTGGGTGGCCCGGGCAGCGCTGACCTTGATCGTGTCGCGCAGGTATTGGCGTACCTGGTCCTTGCTCCACTGCTTGGCGATCACGGCGGCCACGCTGGGTCCTGCCAGGATCAGCGGGCTCCATAAGCCCGTCTTGAAACCGGTATGGGCCCAGTAGGTAAAGCTTCCGCCGATGACGTCTGCCCATTGCCGCACATGGGGCATTACCTCGTCGCCGGCGCTGTAGATGGGCGAGGAAATACTGACGACACTGCGCAAGGTGACCATGTTCTCGCCGGCCGCGAACCCTCGATCTTCCGCGTACGTGGGCCATCCGATCTCGCGCGCGCTGTCCTCGTCCTCGCCCAGCGCCACCAGGAAGCTTTGCCCGATGCTGCACTTGTCTCCCGCGCCCGGCGGGATACGGAAGCCGCAGATATTGCGCAGGTACATGCGAACGAAACGGCCGATGCTGGTATTGGCCTGGCGGCCGAACCGCATCACGCCCTGTCCCGTGTTGAAATCCAGCGCCTTCACAATGGGGCCGTTGACGATGACCATGTGTTCCCAGCCGGGCGTCGATCCCGAGTCCTCTACCCGGTATGCCGGATCGCACAGGTTCTCGACAACGGCAACCAGCACCGGCATGTACTCCGGCCGGCAACCGGCCATCACGCCGGTCACCGCGATGCTACGCACCGAGGCCTCTCGTCCTTCCTGCGGAATGGCGCGAAAGACATGGCCGGGATCCAGATCGGTGTAGGCCAGGAAGGCGTCCACGCGCGCCCGCGTCGGCGGCACGATGGGCAAGCCATCCGTCCACATCTGGCGATGGAAGTATTCCTGCACCTCGTCATAATCGCCGCGCAGGATGACGGTATCCGGCTCGGGCTCGGCTTGCTCGGCCTCGGCCTCCATGCCAGGCATGCCGGTATCCAGTCCGGCGTCCGTGCCGGTCAATCCCGCCAGCAAGCCGGGAGCCAGCGATGACTCTACCTTGCGACGCAGTTCTTCCTCGCTGTCCACCATGGGCGCGCCCGGATAGACGCCGATGGACAAGGGCACGCCCAGCCCCTTCATCAGGACTTCGGCCTGCTTCAGGAATCCGGACCCCAGGATTGAGGCCGTCGGAATTCCCAGTTTTTCCACTGCAGCGGCTGCCCGCAACACGGCGGGTGTGCACGCGCCTCAGGCACCTATGCCCACGATGACGGCGTCTGCCTGGAAGTGCTTGAGCTTGTCGGGAATGGTGGCCATGACGGCGTGTTCGCGCGCGCCGTGGAAGTTGCCGAAGTTCTCGTACGTGACGAACTTCACGCCGGGAAAGCGCTTCTTGATGTATTCGCGCACCAGCGGGTAGATCGCCTCGCCGCGGAAAATGACGTCCCACAATTCGCAGATGACCTTGCCGTTCAGGTCCGGCACGCGGGGCGCGCGGGCAACCGGCTTCACCGCCTTGCGCGACAATGGCCACAATACGTCGAACACGGGTTCGTTGGCGTTGGCTGGCATGCTTGTATCTCCCAGGGAAATGGACGTCGTTTCAGGTGCTGGCCGAGGGTCGCGGCGGGTCATGACTTCAGTCCCGTCATCTGGATAATGCGTCCGGACTTGGCCATTTCGGTTTTCAGGAAAGCCGCGAAGTCTTCCGGCGTGCCGGCAACCGCCGTCATGCCCTGGTCGGCGAGCTGCCTGCGCGTATCCTCGGCCTTGAGCGCACGCGCGCATTCCTGCTGCAGGGCATGGACGAGCTCCGGCGGCGTCCCGCCTCGGACAAGCAGGCCATACCAGTTCGTCATGTCGAAGTCCGGCACGCCGCTTTCCGCGATGGTCGGCAGATCCGGCGCGATCGGACTACGGCTTGGCGTCGTCACGCCCAGGGCGCGCAGCTTGCCGGCCTTGATGAGCGGCAGGCATTGCAGCACGTTCATGAAGTACAGCTGCACCTGGCCGCTGAGCAAATCGGCGACGGCCGCGCCGGCCCCCTTGTAGGGAACCTCCGTGATCCGGGTGCCCGCGTCCAGGTTGAACAGCCCGGCACATAGGGAAGGAAGCGAGCCACGTCCGGCCGAGCCGGCATTCAGCGCCCCGGGCTTGGACTGCGCCAAGGCGATCAGATCCTTGACGGTATGCACGGGAAGACTCGGATGCACCACCAGCACCAGGGGCCCGGAAGCCAGCAAGGACACGGGCGCCAGGTCGCGGCTCGAATCGAACGGCAGATTGGGATAAAGCGCCGGATTGGCCGCGAACCCGGCCGGCACGACTAGCAGGGTTTTGCCGTCAGGCTCGCTGCGGGCAACGTAGGCCGAGCCTATCGTGCCATTGGCGCCGGGGCGATTGTCGACGATGACGGATACGTGGAGGTTTTCGCCGAACTTCCTGGACAGAATGCGCCCGAGTATGTCCGTACCGCCCCCGGGTTCGTACGGCGACACAATGCGGATGACGCCGTGCGGATTGTTTTGCGCGATGCTGCGTATCGGGAGTGTGGCGCCGGCAACGACCGCTGCCAGCACGCCACGACGCGATATCGCCATGCTACGAGAAGGACGTGTCTCGAATCATCGTTATGGCCTCCATACGGGGCGCGATAGGTGCAGGGATTATGCACCTGCGCTGCCGGATGGGCAAACCACCCTTACGCTGATGTCGCCCATTGCGCCGCCCGGCATGTCGATTGCACTGCCAACATGTCAACTCAAGGGGAGAATCCCATGGCGCTGAAACTCAAACCCATTGCTGAACAGGTCATCGTGATCACCGGGGCCTCCAGCGGCATCGGGCTCGCGACCGCCATGCTGGCCGCGCACCAAGGCGCCCGCGTGGTCATGGCGGCGCGCAGCCGCAGCACGCTGGAACACGTTGCGGCGGAGCTGGTCCGCAACGGCTACGAGGCGACCGCCGTGGCGGCCGACGTGTCTGTCCGCGAGGACATGGACCGTGTCGCCCGCGTCGCCATGGAGCGTTACGGCCGCGTGGACACCTGGGTCAACAACGCCGGCCTGTCCATCTACGGACGCCTGGACGAAGTGCCGGAAGAGGATGCCCTGCGGCTCTTCCAGGTGAACTTCTGGGGCGTGGTGCACGGCTCGCTGGCGGCGCTGCCGCTGCTGAAGGCGCGCGGCGGCGCGCTCATCAACGTGGGCAGCGAAGTCTCGGATGCCACGGTGCCGCTGCAGGGCATGTATTCGGCCAGCAAGCACGCCGTGAAAGGTTTTACTGATGCATTGCGCATCGAACTGGAAGCCGACAAGGCGCCGGTGTCCGTCACGCTCATCCAGCCCACGGCGGTGGACACGCCCTTTCCCGAGCATGCGGCCAACTATATGGACCAGGCCGCCAAGCTGCCTTCCCCCATGATTCCCGCGGAGAAAGTCGCCGCCGCCATCCTGGGCGCCGCCACGGATGGCGACCGGGAAGTGAAGGTAGGCGCGCTGTCGGTCATCAACACCGCCATGTTCAAGCTGCTGCCGGGACTGGCGGACAAGATGGCGAAGAAACAGATGGGAAGGCAGCAGCGCAACGCCCCCTCGCATCCGCATCAAGGCACCTTGTACGTGCCTGGGGAAAGCGGCGAAACCGCGGGCTTCGGCGACAGCAATCCGGCGGACCCGGACGACGCCATGCGCCGCAATACCCGGCCTTCGTAGCGTAGCCCTGAAGGATCGCCATGCCCGACCATCGCGACGCCGGCGGCCGATCTCCCCATCTTTCCGAAGACGAACAGGGGCAGGCCGCCGAGCACTCCACGCCGCACGCCCTGGTCATCCATGAGATCGTCCGGGAGGACGGCGAAGCCGCCTTGCGGCGCCCCGTCGGCGCACTGGCATGGTCGGCCCTGGCCGCGGGCCTTTCCATGGGCTTCTCTTTCCTGGTCCAGGCCGTGCTCGCGGCCGGCATGCCCGAGACGGCCTGGCGGCACCTGGTCGCCGGCCTGGGCTATTGCACCGGCTTTGTGATCGTGATCCTGGGACGGCAGCAGCTGTTCACCGAAAGCACCTTGACGGTCGTGCTGCCCGTCCTGATGCATCGCGATGGGCGCACCCTGCTCACGGCCTTGCGGCTGTGGGCCGTCGTGCTGGCGGTCAATGTGGCGGGGACGATCGCGTTTGCCGCGCTGCTTATCGTGCCAGGCGTCTTCCAGGCGGAAGTCGTCCACAGCCTGCAAACGCTGGCCATGGAGGCCATCCCGGATGCATTCTGGCCGACGGTGCTGCGGGCGGTATTCGCCGGATGGCTGATCGCATTGATGGTCTGGCTGCTGCCCAGCGCGCGCTCGGCGCGGTTGCTGACGATACTGTTCATCAGCTATATCGTCGGTGTCAGCCGGCTATCGCACATCATTGCCGGATCGGTGGAAGCGGCCTACGCGGTCCTGACGCACCATGCCTCGGTCCAGGACTTCATCGCTCGCTTCTTCGCGCCCACGCTGCTCGGCAACATCATCGGCGGTGTGTCGCTGGTCGCGATGATCAACCATGCCGCAGTCGCATCGGAGCTGGAAGACCGCCACGAGGCTGGCCACACCAAGGAACGCGTCGCGGATCCACGGGCCTGATCCTGGCCGCATCGCCATCGATGGCCGAACGAGGCTGGCCGCCGATCGATGTCCAGTCAGCTACCCTATGGGTTTCCCGCGAACAGGAGCGACACGTGCAACCCTGGATCTCGTTCATCACCCTTGGCGTCGACCACCTGGAACGCGCCGTTGCCTTCTACCGGGATGGATTGGGCTTGCCCACGAAGGGCATCGTGGGCACGGA
Proteins encoded in this region:
- a CDS encoding sigma-70 family RNA polymerase sigma factor, with the protein product MNPAPQYAPPESAEIRLRALLLAGLDGDARAYHAFLQALGAHLRAFLRKRLYRLPDDIEDIVQEILIAVHNGRHTYLPDQPLTAWTHAIARYKVADYLRHRSRHEALNEPLDDQQDIFAESDEEAAQARRDVDKLLAQLPDRHRLPILHVKLQGLSVAETAQLTGLSESAVKVGVHRGLKALAAKIRGTL
- a CDS encoding DUF1109 domain-containing protein, with translation MKTDDMISLLAANVAPVDRDVLARRYRWGVLLGALGSVLLMSVIFGIRPDIQTMMVTPLFWAKIAFPAGVAAAALLTAVRLSRPGMPVGHGWRWLAVPPAVVWVAAALVLAVAPAPERLPMILGSTWRTCPFNIALLSVPTFIGVFWAMKGLAPTRLRAAGAVAGLLASSVAAIAYCLHCPEMGVAFWAVWYVAGMLLPALLGALLGPALLRW
- a CDS encoding YciE/YciF ferroxidase family protein, which translates into the protein MAAKTVEDLFLHELSDIYSAEKQLTKALPKMARAATTPELRTAFETHLQETQGQIDRIDQIVEKTGLRLKRVKCMAMEGLVEEGKEVMEEIEKGPVLDAALIGAAQKVEHYEIASYGTLAAFAKQLGQQDALKLLLETLQEEKSTDEKLTALASKVNQSAKG
- a CDS encoding manganese catalase family protein translates to MFAHNKRLQYTVRVQESNPGLANLLLEQFGGPQGELAAAMRYFTQYVAEEDPGRKDMLIDIATEELSHLEVIGTLVAMLNKGAKGKLAEAVDEEAELYRAIHGAGNDSHVTQVLYGGGPALTNSGGQLWSAGYIDSIGDPSCDLRSNIAAEARAKIIYERLINVTDDPGVKDALTFLMTREVSHQKSFEKALYSMQPNFPPGKLPPDPRFANTYFNMSEGEGDTRGPWNSDENFEFVPTAAQAGPQDGDGMASVQQLSVEETQALQGLVARTASDPQSNPETGADLGAGNATRTL
- a CDS encoding low affinity iron permease family protein; the protein is MDRLFAKFANATARAAGSPYAFILCVLLVVIWAATGPMFHYSETWQLIINTGTTIITFLMVFVIQNSQNRDGHALQTKLDELIRSSNAEDEFMGIEKLTDKELEVLHARCEAAAKSYQVNLDKMRGEREKRSRAKTSHHHHAGREADQS
- a CDS encoding Bug family tripartite tricarboxylate transporter substrate binding protein produces the protein MAISRRGVLAAVVAGATLPIRSIAQNNPHGVIRIVSPYEPGGGTDILGRILSRKFGENLHVSVIVDNRPGANGTIGSAYVARSEPDGKTLLVVPAGFAANPALYPNLPFDSSRDLAPVSLLASGPLVLVVHPSLPVHTVKDLIALAQSKPGALNAGSAGRGSLPSLCAGLFNLDAGTRITEVPYKGAGAAVADLLSGQVQLYFMNVLQCLPLIKAGKLRALGVTTPSRSPIAPDLPTIAESGVPDFDMTNWYGLLVRGGTPPELVHALQQECARALKAEDTRRQLADQGMTAVAGTPEDFAAFLKTEMAKSGRIIQMTGLKS
- a CDS encoding SDR family oxidoreductase, translated to MALKLKPIAEQVIVITGASSGIGLATAMLAAHQGARVVMAARSRSTLEHVAAELVRNGYEATAVAADVSVREDMDRVARVAMERYGRVDTWVNNAGLSIYGRLDEVPEEDALRLFQVNFWGVVHGSLAALPLLKARGGALINVGSEVSDATVPLQGMYSASKHAVKGFTDALRIELEADKAPVSVTLIQPTAVDTPFPEHAANYMDQAAKLPSPMIPAEKVAAAILGAATDGDREVKVGALSVINTAMFKLLPGLADKMAKKQMGRQQRNAPSHPHQGTLYVPGESGETAGFGDSNPADPDDAMRRNTRPS
- a CDS encoding formate/nitrite transporter family protein, giving the protein MPDHRDAGGRSPHLSEDEQGQAAEHSTPHALVIHEIVREDGEAALRRPVGALAWSALAAGLSMGFSFLVQAVLAAGMPETAWRHLVAGLGYCTGFVIVILGRQQLFTESTLTVVLPVLMHRDGRTLLTALRLWAVVLAVNVAGTIAFAALLIVPGVFQAEVVHSLQTLAMEAIPDAFWPTVLRAVFAGWLIALMVWLLPSARSARLLTILFISYIVGVSRLSHIIAGSVEAAYAVLTHHASVQDFIARFFAPTLLGNIIGGVSLVAMINHAAVASELEDRHEAGHTKERVADPRA